The following nucleotide sequence is from Candidatus Hydrogenedens sp..
CTTCTTCGGATGCGGAAACACGAAAACAGGAACTTATGAAATTGATAAATCTGTGTTCAGGGCATCCTTCCTTTTTTGTCTGGGAGATGCCTGATGAAGCATTATGGAACATATACCTTCGCAATAATGAGGCAAAACGGTATAAAGAACCGCAGGCAATACGGGAGAAATTAACGCAAATTACAGATGAAAAACTGAAAGAAGACTTAACTGCTAAATTACAGAAAGCAATAGAATTCTACAGTAAGGGTTTATGGGCAGAAGGGGAAGGAATTGTAGAGCAAATTTGGCAGAGGCTTGGTGAAACTTCACCTTTTGCAAATTATTCTATGGCAGATATAGAGAGATTTAAGGCGGATGAATTAGAAAAACTTCATCAAGCCTATCAAATTATCAAAGAAGTAGACCCGAAGCATCCAGTATGGGCAAATCATGCTCCGCGTAATTCGATGGAAAGTCTGCGTAAATTTAGTGCCTGTGCTGATATTGTTGGTTGTGATATTTATCCTGTGCCAATGCATCCTAAACTACGGCATTCTGACTTGATGGACCAAACGATGGCATCTGTGGGTGCCTATACCCGCCGAATGCAGGAAATAGACCCACAAAAACCTGTGTGGATGGTGATTCAAGGATTTGATTGGGGAATGTTGCAGGGGGATGTATATGAACGGAGTGGTAGTGAACAGAAAGGATTTCGGCCACCGACACTTAATGAAATTCGTTTTATGGGTTTTGATTGTATTGTCAATGGGGCTCGTGGTATTTTGTTTTGGGGAACGCATTATGTTCCCCGAGATATGCAACTATGGTCTGACTTGTTAACATTTGCGAAAGAAATTAAATCTCTCCAACCAGTCCTTTCCGCAGAAGACGCCTCGCAACCTGTGAGTATAACGCAGGATGAGATATTTGGCTCGGGGGATCGTGGTGTTCTTGCACTGGTAAAGATTTATCAGCAACACCCATGGATTTTACTTGTTAATGAATGGCATGAATGTGGGATTCGTTATCATTTGAGTTCTCCCTACTTATCCTCAGGTCAAAAATATCGTGAGTATTACACACAAATAGAAGTTGAGGTGAAAGATAATACCTTGACATACGGTATTGAGCCTCATAATGTTCAGGTTTGGCAACCTGTGGAATAGGATGGGTCGGACACGTCGGACAAGTCGGACGAGTTGGACACGTCAGACGAGTCGGACAGGGAAAAGGCTATTTTTGGGTGATTTTTCCGTCAGGGGTTTGGTATTTGTGTCCTTGCTGGAGGCATTGGGTTCGTGCACGGTAAAAGGAGTCCTGAATAGCGGATAGGGATTTGGGTGGATAATTGTTGGCTTTGACAATACCTTCGTAAAGAGCCCAGCGGTCGCTGTTTTCTCCCATTACAACCAGAGCATTTTTATCTCGCTGTTGCCGTGTTGTGCTTTTTTTGTAGGAACTATTTCGCTGAATCGCAATAAGTCCGCTATTTTGTTCATAAACAAAGCCTTTATCAAGAAGGTCTTTTATTAATTCATGACGAACTGCACGGGTACGGATTGCCTGTTTTATTTGAGGTGTATCTAAATTTATCCCGAGATTTGATACATCTGGTTCACGTTCGCCAGCCCAGATTTTTTCTTCGATGTATTGTGCGGTTTTTAAAAGGTCTTCTTGAGGTAATGACGTATAGTCTGGTTTTACTCGTATAAATGAGTGAACTAATGTTCCACAGGATGTAAAGGCTATCAATGAAATGACACCGATTATGGTATAGATAAAAAATATAAATTTACCTTTCATTTTTTTATTCCTCTGTTTGGTTTAGGGTTACATTTTTTGGTGCAATGACCTTATTTTTACCTTCCCGTTTAGCACGGTAAAGGCATTGGTCAGCTATACGCAATAAATCTTCAACAGATAATACTTCATTCTGAACAACCTCTGCCACACCGCCACTTATTGTAATATTTATCTTCTTCCCCATATGTTCAAATGGTTTTTCTTCAATAATCTTTCTTATTCGTTCTGCCTGAATGTATGCACCATCTAATGTTGTCTGTGGCATGATGATAATGAACTCTTCACCACCGTATCTTGCGACAATATCTGTTCGACGGACTGCTTGTTGAATACGTAGGGCTATTTCTTTTAGAACTGCGTCGCCGAAAAGATGCCCGTAGTTATCGTTACACTTTTTAAAATCATCAATATCAAACAAAGCACATGATAAAGGTAGATTGTAACGTAAGCTACGAAGGACTTCCTCCTCTAGCCGCTCTCTAAAATAGCGGTGGTTATAGATACCTGTAAGTCCATCTGTAATAGCTAATTGTTCCAGCTTTTTATTGGCTTCTTGCACTGTTTCAAATAACTGTGCCTTTTCAAGAGCATTTGCGGCAGCATTGGTTACTATCTCAAAGAAATTTATTTCCTGTAATGAAAAGGTTGCTTCGCGTCGCACTGCACGTAATAATAGGGAGCCTACTTCTGGGTCATATAGAATAATAGGAATAACCAAGATTGAATTAATACCTTTTTTTATAAGAGATTCGAGGCATGGTTGTGTTATTGGGTCTTGTTTGACGTTATTAATAACAACTTTATCACCAATAGATAGGGCTTTTCGTATTTCAGGGTATTTGATTAAAGGAACAGTAATATCATATAAATTTGCATCATCATGTGAAGCAAGGACATGTACGACATCTTCTTGCCCCCATACGCGGACTATGGAACAACGGTCTGAAGGGACGACATGCGATATTTGTTCGACAAAGACATATAGCACGTCACGGGCATGTTTTTTCGATGAGATGGCTTTCAGAATTTCTAACACGGTCGCTAATTCATTCTTATCTAATTCAATTGAGGATTCATGCCCTACTATCATGTTTGAATGAAAAGACATAATTCGTGTTGTAATTTCTATAATTTGTTCCAAATGCTCTTTTGAAGGAGTATATTCAGCCAATAACGTAGGTGTGAATAATTGGAGCAGGTGACGGATGTATTGATGATGGTATGACCATGCTCCGTCAAAGTTACTATGATTATTAGTGTTTTTTATGTTTGTAATCGTTCCGAGAAAGGCTAACGCAATCATAGGAGATACCAGAATCAAAATACGGTCTGCTGGTTGAAAAAAAGGAGGGGGGACATGATATTCAACGGGGATATCCCAATTAGATGGTACGTTTCCAAATGTAATAATTTTTGTTATATTTGGAAATATTTTTTCGATTTCTGTTAGTTGCATCATAGTCTCAGAATCACCAATTACAATAAGATTTTCTATCTTACTGTGGGATATATTTCGTATTGCTTCGTCACAAAGACTGTAATACAATCCTGCATCATTAATTGAAATTAATGCTTTATGTGTAGGTTGGATTTGATTGAAACCAGCGGAATGAATTTTTTCTTTAAGGGTTTGCTTGTTATTATTGTTATTTTCCACCAATGACATTATTCTTGCCTTTACAGTGAAGTGCTATTGAAAATATTTATTAAGGGGTTTTTATTTCTGTTTTTGTTTCTGTATCCTGTTTTTTTTCTGGGGTTGTTTCAGAAATACCTACATCAATCTTTTCGATGGGGAATATATCTTCGTAATTAACAACTTCTTTTATGAATACTGGTGTAGAGCGGACTATTAGATCATAAATTTCTTCTACTTCTTCTGGATAGAAACGAACACATCCATTTGATGAATATGTTCCGACGGTTTCTGGTGCAATTGTCCCATGAAGTCCCAAATCTGTTGGCAAGCCTGGCTCAGATGGAACTAATGGCATCCAACGTGTTCCCAATTCATTTCGGGGGTCTCCAGCAGGGATAGGTCCTTCACCAGGTTTAAACCACGTTGGATTTTTCTGTTTATTCCCTATTTTGTAACTGCCTAATGCGGTTTCATGGCCTGGTTTTCCTAACCCGACTTTGTATCGTTTGAAGATTCCTTGGTCATCTACTAAAAAGGCACGACATTTAGAACGTTCCACGAAAAGTCTAAAATCTTTGGGGGTATACTTTAAGGTTTGATTGGGACGAAGAACAGCATTTTCTTCCAATTGGTTAGCACGACAAAGCATTCCTACTGGCGTGTTTAGTTTAGTACCGATAGTAATGATTGTATCTCCTTTCTGGACGGTATAAACTCTACTTTCTGGTGTCGGTATATTTGAAAAAATAAGTTCAACATTTAATTTTCCTAATAAATCCAGTGCCTCATTCCAAATATCTGAATCCCATGGTGCATCAGCAACTGCTAACTGTGCATAATCACGTGCTTTAATTTTATTATTTTCCTTTTCTTCTAAACGTGCTAATCCATAATAACCATAAACTCGATTTCCTTTTGAAAAGCGGTCAATAATGGTCTGGTATGTAGAACGAGCAATGTCCTTTTTGTTGATGTCTTCTGCAGTAAGGGCATACTGATATAGAAGGTAAGGATATTGCATACTACCTGTGCATTTTTGTTGTGCCTCTTCTGCAACGGAAAAGGCATCATTCATATTACCCGCTTTTTTTTCAACATTTATGAGCATCAGACACGCTTGTGTCAGATTTTCAGTATTTTTTTCCTTCTTTATGTATTTTTTTAGTTCAGTACGGAGTTCATCATATTTGGATTCATCCCAAAGTTTTTTAAAGTATTCAAATGGGTTCTCATTTGTTTTTTCTGAGGTAGGAAGGATTTTTTCAACTATATTTTTGTTTTTCATAAATTCGGGAGACCAATATATAAGTCTGTATACACCATAAACAGCAATAAGCATTAATATTACCGCTATGAAGATACGGAGTAACGTTCTGTCTGATTTCTTTTTTGAGGAAAAGTATTGTTTTGGCATAGTTTAATCAGATTCTCGATTCTGTTGCTCGTGTTAAATCTAATAATAGTTCAGTCATAGATTGATATCGATTTTCAATTTTTCGACGTAGTGATTTTAAGATAATCCTATCTAAAGCAGGTGTTATCTGCGGATTATGAGATGATGGAGGAACAAATTTATAGTTTGGGTCTATTAATTGTCGTGTAACTATTTTTGCATCATTTCCTTCGCACGGATGTTTTCCTGAAAAGAGTTCATACATTGTAATTCCGAATGAAAAGATATCGGAACGTAGGTCTAAATTCTTTTTTAGTATCTGTTCGGGAGACATGTAAAGACGTGTCCCACCAGTTTCTTTCATAAGCCAACCACGCCATGTTGCATTTGTTTTGGATAGACCAAAATCCACAATTTTTACCTGTTTACCATCTTTTGAGAATAGGAAATTTGCAGGTTTTACATCCCTATGAACGATTCCATGCTGATGCAAGTAATCAAGTCCGTGACATAGTTTTATACAAATATCAATCATTTGGCGTATGTTCAAATCACGTTCTATAATATGTTTTTTTAGGTTGTACCCGTCAATATATTCCATAACAATACACCGACGGAGCCGTCCCATTATGTCAATAGCCTCATGGATATTTTTATCCATTTTAATAATATTTGGATGGTTTAATGATGCGGCAATCATTACTTCCCTGCCGAGGAAATCTTGTTTGCGTCGTTTTGGGTCTTCATCAAAACGTGGGTCAAGCACTTTAACAGCAACGGTAAGGTCTTTTGAACGGTCTATCGCTTTGTATACCGTTCCCATACCACCGCTACCAATTGGTGCAATGATTTCATACGGTCCAACTTGCTTAATCTCAAGTTCGACTTTATTAGGGTCGTCAAAGTCTGATTTAGTTATAGGTTGAGAATCTTCATCTTTTTTGCGTTTAAATATCCAGAACATAGCCCCTCTTCGGCTGAGTATTCATCCTTAATATATTTTTTCATTTGCCAGTTATATATTAATAATACCATAAATTATATAGAAAATAATAAATTATATTCAGGGAGTTTTCCACTGATTAACACTGGCAGAAGGTACTGGTATCTCATTTAATATTTCCTTTATAACGGATGAGATAGTTACTTTTCGGAGTCTGCTTTCTGGATTGAGTATTAACCGATGTTCCAACACAGGAGATATCAATGCCTTCACATCATCAGGGATGACATATCCTCTACCTAATACTGCAGCATATCCCTGACAGCAACGAAACAGCATCAATGAAGCACGTGGGCTTGCTCCTAAAAGTACATGAGCATGGTCCCGTGTTCGAGCGATAACTCGTAACATATATTCGCGAACTTTAGGATGTACAAAAATTTCACGGACTTTCATCTGCATTTGTACAATGGTTTGAGGGTCTGTTACGGGCTTTAGGTTTTCAATTGGATGTGATAATCTCAACCGCTCTAACATGTCTAATTCTGCCATTATTCCTGGATATCCCATGGATAAACGTATCATAAAGCGGTCTAATTGTGCCTCTGGCAACGGAAACGTGCCTTCATGTTCAACAGGATTTTGAGTTGCAAATACAATAAACGGCTGATTCAAAATATATGTTTTTCCATCAACAGAAACTTGCCCTTCTGCCATGGCTTCTAAAAGAGCAGATTGTGTTCTCGGTGTGGCACGGTTAATTTCATCAGCGACAACAACGTGGCTGAAAATAGGTCCTTGTCGAAACTCAAAACTTTGTGTTTTTTGATTGAAGATAGAAACACCAGTAACATCGGTGGGTAAAAGGTCAGGGGTACATTGAATCCGTGTGTAGGTACATCCACTGGAAATGGCTAATGCTCTGGCTAACATTGTTTTTGCCACACCTGGAACGTCTTCAAGTAAGACATGTCCACCAGAAAGAAACGCTGACAAAGCAATTCGTATGACCTGTCCTTTATCAAGAATTACAGTCTCTATGTTCTGGACGAGTTCTTTGACTATTTCCCGAAATTGTCCTGCCATAAAGTCATCACCTTTGAAATTGGTACATTTAATGTTATTATATATTATGAGGAGTAAAAAGAATAATTGGGGATTAAAATTATGAACAGAATAAAAAATAAAATGTTGTTATTATTAATCTTCTTAATCGAAATATATTTTTATTCGCTCTGTCTGTCTGCTGATGTTCTGGTCACGCCTACAAAGACATACACAGATGTTTTTATTATTGAAGGTGATAATTTGCTATATATTTTAAATCCTAATGATGGAACTATCAACAGTATACAGAAGAAAGCAATTGCAGAAAATTCTATATTTTATGATGAGCCTGAAAAACGTTCAGAATTAAAAACAAAATGGGATAAACAACATTCATCTGAGGCTAAAAACACCTACACATCAATTAACACTTTACAAAAAGTAGAAATGAGTGCACCATTATTGCATACATATAATAGTGCTACAAAAGAAATAAATAGTTCCTCCCCAATTCTATTGAGACTTAAAGGGAATACATATCAAAATAATCAACAAAGAATAAATTATTATCCTCAAGAACAACGTGCAGACATTCTGCACAGACAACAGCAATTACCCCTTACAAAAAGTTATTATTCTCTATATATGCCAGAAAATAGAGGTTATGACAGCAGTAGGAAAATTGTTTTAAGGAATCCATCCGTGTCCCCTAACACGTACTATACAGGTTCAGGGATTCCAAATTATGGGGCAAATCGTTTTTCTGGCGGAATGGGAGGTATGAGAGGTTATCCTATGGCTTATCCTTCTGGTGGATATGATGTTACTATTATCAGCAATATATCTGACCTTTTTTCTACTATTGATGACCGACTTGTAGGAGAATTTCCATCAGTAAGGATACGTATTATAAATAGATAAAGTAAATAAAAATTATTATTTTGGAGTGTTAGATGTGGTCAGACAAATTAGACATGTTGGACACGTCGGGTAGAGTAAACAAAACTAACTTTGAGTTTTAGGTATGCAGGATAGGTATAAAGTACCAAAAAATGAGATAATAAGCGGAATGTGTATCATTAAATAAAAGCAGGAAATAAATATGACATTTTTAGATATCGTCAAAGGTTCAAAGGAAGTATTGTGTTGTCCATTTGCAAGTTTTCCTGGCACTTCATTAACAAAATCCACAGTGAAAGAGAACCTGAATAACGGGATACTACAAGCAGAAACTATTATTGCCTTGCAGAAAGTGTGCGATTTTGATATTGTTTTTCCGATGATGGATTTAACTGTAGAAGCGGAGGCATTTGGGGCGAATATCAACTGGGATATTGATGAACTACCTGCTATCACGGGAAAAATAATCGCTGACGCAAACGATGTAAAATTTTTACCAATACCTGAAATTGGGGAAGGTAATAGATTAGGCATTTTCGTTGAGGCATGTAGAAAATTGAAAATGGAATTTCCTAATAAATGGGTTTGGGGATATATCCTTGGACCCTTTTCGGTAGCAGGTCGTTTGATGGGGATGACAGAGATTTC
It contains:
- a CDS encoding serine/threonine-protein kinase, producing MFWIFKRKKDEDSQPITKSDFDDPNKVELEIKQVGPYEIIAPIGSGGMGTVYKAIDRSKDLTVAVKVLDPRFDEDPKRRKQDFLGREVMIAASLNHPNIIKMDKNIHEAIDIMGRLRRCIVMEYIDGYNLKKHIIERDLNIRQMIDICIKLCHGLDYLHQHGIVHRDVKPANFLFSKDGKQVKIVDFGLSKTNATWRGWLMKETGGTRLYMSPEQILKKNLDLRSDIFSFGITMYELFSGKHPCEGNDAKIVTRQLIDPNYKFVPPSSHNPQITPALDRIILKSLRRKIENRYQSMTELLLDLTRATESRI
- a CDS encoding MoxR family ATPase; its protein translation is MAGQFREIVKELVQNIETVILDKGQVIRIALSAFLSGGHVLLEDVPGVAKTMLARALAISSGCTYTRIQCTPDLLPTDVTGVSIFNQKTQSFEFRQGPIFSHVVVADEINRATPRTQSALLEAMAEGQVSVDGKTYILNQPFIVFATQNPVEHEGTFPLPEAQLDRFMIRLSMGYPGIMAELDMLERLRLSHPIENLKPVTDPQTIVQMQMKVREIFVHPKVREYMLRVIARTRDHAHVLLGASPRASLMLFRCCQGYAAVLGRGYVIPDDVKALISPVLEHRLILNPESRLRKVTISSVIKEILNEIPVPSASVNQWKTP
- a CDS encoding L,D-transpeptidase family protein — protein: MPKQYFSSKKKSDRTLLRIFIAVILMLIAVYGVYRLIYWSPEFMKNKNIVEKILPTSEKTNENPFEYFKKLWDESKYDELRTELKKYIKKEKNTENLTQACLMLINVEKKAGNMNDAFSVAEEAQQKCTGSMQYPYLLYQYALTAEDINKKDIARSTYQTIIDRFSKGNRVYGYYGLARLEEKENNKIKARDYAQLAVADAPWDSDIWNEALDLLGKLNVELIFSNIPTPESRVYTVQKGDTIITIGTKLNTPVGMLCRANQLEENAVLRPNQTLKYTPKDFRLFVERSKCRAFLVDDQGIFKRYKVGLGKPGHETALGSYKIGNKQKNPTWFKPGEGPIPAGDPRNELGTRWMPLVPSEPGLPTDLGLHGTIAPETVGTYSSNGCVRFYPEEVEEIYDLIVRSTPVFIKEVVNYEDIFPIEKIDVGISETTPEKKQDTETKTEIKTP
- a CDS encoding DUF1318 domain-containing protein; translated protein: MKGKFIFFIYTIIGVISLIAFTSCGTLVHSFIRVKPDYTSLPQEDLLKTAQYIEEKIWAGEREPDVSNLGINLDTPQIKQAIRTRAVRHELIKDLLDKGFVYEQNSGLIAIQRNSSYKKSTTRQQRDKNALVVMGENSDRWALYEGIVKANNYPPKSLSAIQDSFYRARTQCLQQGHKYQTPDGKITQK
- a CDS encoding sensor domain-containing diguanylate cyclase, which translates into the protein MSLVENNNNNKQTLKEKIHSAGFNQIQPTHKALISINDAGLYYSLCDEAIRNISHSKIENLIVIGDSETMMQLTEIEKIFPNITKIITFGNVPSNWDIPVEYHVPPPFFQPADRILILVSPMIALAFLGTITNIKNTNNHSNFDGAWSYHHQYIRHLLQLFTPTLLAEYTPSKEHLEQIIEITTRIMSFHSNMIVGHESSIELDKNELATVLEILKAISSKKHARDVLYVFVEQISHVVPSDRCSIVRVWGQEDVVHVLASHDDANLYDITVPLIKYPEIRKALSIGDKVVINNVKQDPITQPCLESLIKKGINSILVIPIILYDPEVGSLLLRAVRREATFSLQEINFFEIVTNAAANALEKAQLFETVQEANKKLEQLAITDGLTGIYNHRYFRERLEEEVLRSLRYNLPLSCALFDIDDFKKCNDNYGHLFGDAVLKEIALRIQQAVRRTDIVARYGGEEFIIIMPQTTLDGAYIQAERIRKIIEEKPFEHMGKKINITISGGVAEVVQNEVLSVEDLLRIADQCLYRAKREGKNKVIAPKNVTLNQTEE